The proteins below come from a single Streptomyces tubercidicus genomic window:
- a CDS encoding N-acetylneuraminate synthase family protein, whose protein sequence is MSSNSRLRTLGSREAGPGRPVYVTGEIGINHNGDLENAFALIDAAADAGCDAVKFQKRTPEICTPRDQWDIERDTPWGRMTYIDYRHRVEFDEDGYRAIDEYCKKRGIAWFASPWDVESVAFLEKFDVPCYKVASASLTDDDLLRAMRATGRTVILSTGMSTPKQIRHAVEVLGSENILLCHATSTYPAKAEELNLRMINTLQDEYPNVPIGYSGHETGLQTTLAAVALGATFVERHITLDRAMWGSDQAASVEPGGLSRLVRDIRTIEESLGDGVKKVYESELGPMKKLRRVTGVVAEAEAEAAEPASV, encoded by the coding sequence ATGAGCAGCAACTCCCGCCTCCGCACCCTCGGCTCCCGCGAGGCCGGCCCCGGCCGCCCCGTCTACGTCACCGGTGAGATCGGCATCAACCACAACGGCGACCTGGAGAACGCCTTCGCGCTGATCGACGCCGCCGCCGACGCCGGCTGCGACGCCGTCAAGTTCCAGAAGCGGACCCCGGAGATCTGCACCCCGCGCGACCAGTGGGACATCGAGCGCGACACCCCCTGGGGCCGGATGACCTACATCGACTACCGCCACCGTGTGGAGTTCGACGAGGACGGCTACCGCGCCATCGACGAGTACTGCAAGAAGCGCGGCATCGCCTGGTTCGCCTCCCCGTGGGACGTCGAGTCCGTCGCCTTCCTGGAGAAGTTCGACGTGCCCTGCTACAAGGTCGCCTCCGCCTCGCTCACCGACGACGACCTGCTGCGCGCCATGCGCGCCACCGGCCGCACCGTCATCCTCTCGACGGGCATGTCCACCCCGAAGCAGATCCGGCACGCCGTCGAGGTCCTGGGCAGCGAGAACATCCTGCTCTGCCACGCCACCAGCACCTACCCGGCCAAGGCCGAGGAGCTCAACCTGCGCATGATCAACACCCTGCAGGACGAGTACCCCAACGTCCCGATCGGCTACAGCGGCCACGAGACCGGTCTGCAGACCACCCTCGCCGCGGTCGCCCTCGGCGCCACCTTCGTCGAGCGCCACATCACCCTCGACCGCGCGATGTGGGGCTCCGACCAGGCCGCCTCCGTCGAGCCCGGCGGCCTGTCCCGCCTGGTCCGCGACATCCGCACCATCGAGGAGTCCCTCGGTGACGGCGTCAAGAAGGTCTACGAGAGCGAGCTCGGCCCGATGAAGAAGCTGCGCCGCGTCACCGGCGTGGTCGCCGAGGCCGAGGCCGAGGCCGCCGAGCCGGCCTCCGTCTGA
- a CDS encoding acylneuraminate cytidylyltransferase gives MPPNPQSSPPTVVAVIPARGGSKGVPAKNLAAVGGVPLVARAVRECRAARLVTDVVVSTDDAGIAAAARGAGAVVVRRPGDIAGDTATSEAAVLHALDAYEAEQGASVDAVLLVQCTSPFIVREDIDGVAAAVVEGGADSALTVAPFHGFVWRDAEPEVTEAAAGGHGVNHDKSFRPRRQDRPQDLLETGAAYGMDAAGFRAAGHRFFGRTELVRTDPARVLEIDDPHDLARARALAPLLDASRPGTLPALDDIDAVVLDFDGTQTDDRVLIDADGREIVAVHRGDGLGIAALRRAELKLLILSSETNPVVAARARKLQVPVLHGIDRKDLALKQWCEEAGIAPERVLYVGNDVNDLPCFDLVGWPVAVAGAHDVVRGAARAVTATPGGSGAIREIAGWLLGPSL, from the coding sequence ATGCCGCCGAACCCGCAGAGCAGCCCGCCGACCGTGGTGGCCGTCATACCCGCCCGCGGCGGATCGAAGGGCGTGCCCGCCAAGAACCTCGCCGCCGTCGGGGGAGTGCCCCTGGTGGCCCGCGCGGTCCGGGAATGCCGCGCCGCGCGCCTGGTCACCGATGTCGTGGTCTCCACCGACGACGCCGGGATCGCCGCCGCGGCCCGCGGCGCCGGCGCGGTCGTCGTGCGGCGTCCCGGCGACATCGCGGGCGACACCGCCACCAGCGAGGCCGCCGTCCTGCACGCCCTGGACGCCTACGAGGCCGAGCAGGGCGCGTCGGTCGACGCGGTGCTGCTGGTCCAGTGCACCAGCCCGTTCATCGTCCGCGAGGACATCGACGGAGTGGCCGCCGCGGTCGTCGAGGGCGGCGCGGACAGCGCGCTGACCGTGGCGCCGTTCCACGGCTTCGTCTGGCGGGACGCCGAACCGGAGGTCACCGAGGCGGCCGCCGGCGGCCACGGCGTCAACCACGACAAGTCCTTCCGGCCGCGCCGCCAGGACCGCCCCCAGGACCTGCTGGAGACCGGCGCCGCCTACGGCATGGACGCGGCCGGCTTCCGCGCCGCCGGCCACCGGTTCTTCGGCCGCACCGAACTCGTGCGCACCGACCCGGCCCGGGTGCTGGAGATCGACGATCCGCACGATCTGGCCCGCGCCCGCGCCCTGGCGCCGCTGCTGGACGCCTCGCGTCCCGGCACCCTTCCGGCGCTCGACGACATCGACGCCGTCGTCCTCGACTTCGACGGCACCCAGACGGACGACCGGGTGCTGATCGACGCCGACGGACGGGAGATCGTCGCGGTGCACCGCGGCGACGGCCTCGGCATCGCCGCCCTGCGCAGGGCGGAGCTGAAGCTGCTGATCCTGTCCTCGGAGACCAACCCGGTCGTCGCCGCACGGGCCCGCAAGCTGCAGGTGCCCGTCCTGCACGGCATCGACCGCAAGGACCTCGCCCTCAAGCAGTGGTGCGAGGAAGCGGGCATCGCGCCCGAGCGCGTGCTCTACGTCGGCAACGACGTCAACGACCTCCCGTGCTTCGACCTCGTCGGCTGGCCGGTGGCCGTCGCCGGGGCGCACGACGTGGTGCGCGGCGCGGCCCGCGCCGTCACCGCGACGCCCGGAGGCAGCGGCGCGATCCGCGAGATCGCCGGCTGGCTCCTGGGCCCGTCCCTGTAA
- a CDS encoding DUF6716 putative glycosyltransferase: MPSRTNSSPRVAVLADSDTRWKWGALTAYRIQPDIRLDGYLLRGRATPTVRQLDEVGARADSLREIRGIDFVRSVDRTRYDVIVLACVGGAVQAMLHGLAHAWRGAAARPVVVTGYVGVVYEKLADGLLLRHGADVVLANSRHDADRFREVYRGVSADDGSVVECALPFLGGAPYTGTHTPYTVVFAAQPSVPESRADRTYLLRRAVEHARRHPDREVLIKLRSKPGEHTTHIEELPYQKLAAKAPGGLPANCRLVYGNMGEVLDRTDLMVTVSSTAALESLHRGIPTAVLTDLGIREVLGNHHFLGSGCLASWDELDAGHRPEPDADWLARQGVAADGDYERAFDAARDRVTALRTADRLPPITPYYTPRTAPGYLPGILARHGLDPHGEPLAGHAEAPEETGGLRRVARETVREAARGAYRHGVQRVAPAIRRWGQL; this comes from the coding sequence GTGCCATCACGTACCAACTCTTCGCCGCGGGTCGCCGTACTCGCCGACTCGGATACCCGGTGGAAATGGGGCGCTTTGACAGCGTACCGAATCCAACCGGACATCCGGCTCGACGGCTACCTTCTCCGCGGCCGCGCCACTCCCACGGTCCGCCAGCTCGACGAGGTCGGCGCCCGTGCGGACTCGCTGCGCGAAATCAGGGGTATCGACTTCGTCCGGTCCGTCGACCGTACGCGGTATGACGTCATCGTGCTGGCCTGCGTAGGCGGAGCGGTGCAAGCGATGCTGCACGGCCTCGCCCACGCCTGGCGCGGTGCCGCCGCCCGCCCCGTCGTCGTCACCGGCTATGTCGGTGTCGTCTACGAGAAGCTCGCCGACGGGCTGCTGCTGCGGCACGGCGCGGATGTCGTCCTCGCCAACTCCCGGCACGACGCGGACCGCTTCCGCGAGGTGTACCGCGGGGTCAGCGCCGACGACGGCAGCGTCGTGGAGTGCGCCCTGCCGTTCCTCGGCGGCGCGCCCTACACCGGCACGCACACCCCGTACACCGTGGTGTTCGCCGCCCAGCCGTCCGTCCCGGAGAGCCGCGCCGACCGCACCTACCTGCTGCGCAGAGCGGTCGAGCACGCCCGCCGGCACCCGGACCGGGAGGTGCTGATCAAGCTCCGCAGCAAGCCGGGCGAGCACACCACCCATATCGAGGAACTGCCCTACCAGAAGCTCGCCGCCAAGGCCCCCGGCGGACTCCCCGCCAACTGCCGCCTGGTGTACGGCAACATGGGCGAGGTCCTGGACCGCACCGACCTGATGGTGACGGTCAGCTCGACCGCCGCCCTGGAATCGCTGCACCGCGGCATCCCCACCGCCGTCCTCACCGACCTCGGCATCCGCGAGGTCCTCGGCAACCACCACTTCCTCGGCTCCGGCTGCCTGGCCTCCTGGGACGAGCTGGACGCGGGCCACCGCCCGGAGCCGGACGCGGACTGGCTGGCGCGGCAGGGCGTCGCCGCCGACGGGGACTACGAGCGGGCCTTCGACGCCGCCCGCGACCGGGTCACCGCGCTGCGCACCGCCGACCGGCTGCCCCCGATCACCCCGTACTACACACCCCGCACCGCCCCCGGCTACCTCCCCGGCATCCTCGCCCGGCACGGCCTGGACCCGCACGGCGAACCGCTCGCCGGCCATGCGGAGGCCCCCGAGGAGACCGGCGGACTGCGCCGGGTCGCCCGCGAGACGGTCCGCGAGGCCGCCCGCGGCGCCTACCGGCACGGCGTCCAGCGCGTCGCCCCCGCCATCCGCCGCTGGGGGCAGCTGTGA
- a CDS encoding glycosyltransferase family 2 protein produces MVKLSVIVPFYNVQTYAPDTLKSLAANAREDFEFLLVDDCSRDETPEILARAERELPGARLLRHSQNGGLATARNTGLDEARGEYVTFLDGDDWLAPGYYSELLSTIEELGCDFVRTDHVQCTARARTVHRVPHGRRGVVMDPREVILPADRSTSVDYAYAWAGMYHRRLLDDGVLHFRDGLRTAEDRPWIWRLHREAKSMAVVGLLGVFYRRGVSSSLTQIGDVRQLDFIRAFDQVIEETAQDRNADLLLPKAVRTYCAIIAHHLGSIERFEPQVARKLRTMSAAAMKRMPQDVLKEALDSMDVQRASRLRRLRRRPVPAEVAA; encoded by the coding sequence GTGGTTAAGCTCTCCGTCATCGTGCCGTTCTACAACGTGCAGACATACGCGCCCGACACCCTGAAAAGCCTGGCGGCCAATGCCCGCGAGGACTTTGAATTCCTGCTCGTCGACGACTGTTCGCGCGACGAGACCCCGGAGATTCTCGCGCGCGCCGAGCGCGAGCTGCCGGGCGCCAGACTGCTGCGGCACAGCCAGAACGGCGGCCTGGCCACCGCGCGCAACACCGGCCTGGACGAGGCCCGCGGCGAATACGTCACCTTCCTGGACGGCGACGACTGGCTCGCCCCCGGCTACTACTCCGAACTCCTCTCCACCATCGAGGAGTTGGGATGTGACTTCGTCCGTACGGACCATGTCCAGTGCACCGCCCGCGCGCGCACCGTCCACCGGGTTCCGCACGGCCGGCGCGGGGTGGTGATGGACCCGCGCGAGGTGATTCTGCCCGCCGACCGCTCCACCTCCGTCGACTACGCGTACGCCTGGGCCGGGATGTACCACCGGCGGCTGCTGGACGACGGGGTACTGCATTTCCGGGACGGACTGCGCACCGCGGAGGACCGCCCGTGGATCTGGCGGCTGCACCGCGAGGCGAAGTCCATGGCGGTGGTCGGACTGCTCGGCGTTTTCTACCGGCGCGGTGTGTCCTCTTCCCTGACCCAGATCGGGGATGTGCGGCAATTGGACTTCATTCGCGCCTTCGATCAGGTGATCGAGGAAACCGCACAGGACCGCAATGCCGATCTTCTGCTGCCGAAGGCGGTGCGCACGTATTGCGCGATCATTGCCCATCACCTCGGTTCGATCGAACGGTTCGAACCGCAGGTCGCCCGTAAATTGCGAACAATGAGCGCCGCGGCCATGAAACGCATGCCGCAGGACGTACTGAAGGAAGCCCTGGATTCCATGGATGTGCAGCGCGCGTCCCGGCTGCGGCGGCTGCGCCGTCGCCCTGTCCCGGCGGAGGTCGCCGCCTGA
- a CDS encoding polysialyltransferase family glycosyltransferase — MSTRPRTQIFMASTLYGAATLAAALDADCFAPAERRLLLISNNATTPETSASLDTMPGFERLRGRFDRVLSWNETISPFHPGGWSPRSDDVPLWERHLRLLWGLGDDRVELVVESIQVNPALALAQLFPDASIEVYADGLMSYGPTRNKLDPLIGTRISRLLHLDLVPGLTPLLLTEFDVAPQTVPTDAFTKVLAELSDASGEVAVPEGGALLLGQYLSALGILTPEEEEDLHVRMVRGAVERGHREIVFKPHPSAPARWSRLLEREAEELDITLTVLDSPVLAEVLYQRMRPALVVGCFSTALLTAATFYGLPTARTGTGLLLERLTPYQNSNRMPVTIVDALVPDLGDLSEHPRAYATAESIEGLVTAVGYAMQHQIYPELRPSAERYLAAHLDTFTRRYFKRRRLTALALPGAIPSQLSFIPRNATVRRVARRARSVQRRLKKRAAFG, encoded by the coding sequence ATGTCCACCCGACCGCGTACCCAGATCTTCATGGCGTCCACGCTCTACGGCGCGGCGACCCTCGCCGCGGCGCTGGACGCCGACTGCTTCGCCCCGGCCGAGCGCCGGCTGCTGCTGATCAGCAACAACGCGACGACGCCGGAGACCAGCGCGTCCCTGGACACCATGCCCGGCTTCGAGCGGCTGCGCGGCCGCTTCGACCGGGTGCTGTCGTGGAACGAGACGATCAGCCCGTTCCATCCGGGCGGCTGGTCGCCGCGCTCGGACGATGTCCCGCTGTGGGAGCGGCATCTGCGGCTGCTGTGGGGCCTGGGCGATGACCGCGTCGAGCTGGTCGTGGAGTCCATCCAGGTCAACCCGGCGCTGGCGCTCGCCCAGCTGTTCCCCGACGCGTCGATCGAGGTCTACGCGGACGGCCTGATGAGCTACGGCCCCACCCGCAACAAGCTCGATCCGCTGATCGGCACCCGGATCAGCCGGCTGCTGCATCTGGACCTGGTGCCGGGCCTGACGCCGCTGCTGCTCACCGAGTTCGATGTCGCGCCGCAGACCGTACCGACCGACGCCTTCACCAAGGTGCTGGCCGAACTCTCCGACGCCAGTGGCGAGGTGGCGGTCCCGGAGGGCGGTGCGCTGCTCCTCGGCCAGTACCTCTCCGCGCTGGGCATCCTCACTCCGGAGGAGGAAGAGGATCTGCATGTGCGGATGGTGCGCGGCGCCGTCGAGCGCGGCCACCGCGAGATCGTCTTCAAGCCGCATCCGTCCGCGCCGGCCCGCTGGTCGCGGCTGCTGGAGCGGGAGGCCGAGGAGCTGGACATCACGCTGACCGTGCTGGACAGCCCGGTGCTGGCCGAGGTGCTCTACCAGCGGATGCGGCCCGCGCTGGTCGTCGGCTGCTTCTCCACCGCACTGCTGACGGCCGCCACCTTCTACGGGCTGCCGACGGCGCGGACCGGCACCGGGCTGCTGCTGGAGCGGCTCACGCCGTATCAGAACAGCAACCGGATGCCGGTCACGATCGTGGACGCGCTGGTGCCCGACCTGGGTGACCTCAGCGAGCACCCGCGGGCCTACGCCACCGCCGAGAGCATCGAGGGCCTGGTCACCGCGGTCGGCTATGCGATGCAGCACCAGATCTATCCGGAGCTGCGGCCGTCCGCCGAGCGCTATCTGGCGGCGCATCTCGACACGTTCACCCGGCGCTACTTCAAGCGCCGCCGGCTGACCGCGCTGGCGCTGCCCGGGGCGATCCCGTCGCAGCTGTCGTTCATTCCGCGCAATGCCACCGTCCGCCGGGTCGCGCGCCGGGCGCGTTCGGTGCAGCGGCGGCTGAAGAAGCGGGCCGCGTTCGGATGA
- a CDS encoding acyltransferase family protein yields MSAPQLTAGPPPAAPDLALTAPQPAIQGRSRTGSSRLRALDGLRLLAALMVAAYHFGGRDGEISQAWGGSPADQFPTAAPLFAYGCLGVQIFFVISGFVICLSGWGRTLRAFVASRISRLYPAYWAAILLVTAVFALPWVAYKALPPSEVLTNLTMLQQPLGVDRVLGVCWTLWAEMRFYALFALCVILPGATRGRVVLFCAGWTLAAALAQTAHEPLLDTVLMPEYAPYFIGGIGLYLLHRYGARDPIAWAIVLVSWLIGQHYAVERLWHSASVDAFSYRSTTGIIAVITLGFALVAAVALGKLHWANWRWLTVAGALTYPFYLVHEHLGWVAVRALHHSLGLPSYATLILTVGLMLLLAWVLHRFVERPLTPVLKRAIDPRR; encoded by the coding sequence ATGAGCGCCCCTCAGCTGACGGCCGGCCCACCGCCGGCCGCGCCGGATCTCGCCCTCACGGCACCCCAGCCCGCAATACAGGGGCGCAGCCGCACCGGTTCCTCGCGGCTGCGCGCCCTCGACGGGCTGCGGCTGCTCGCCGCCCTGATGGTCGCCGCGTACCACTTCGGGGGGCGCGACGGCGAGATAAGCCAGGCCTGGGGCGGTTCGCCCGCCGACCAATTCCCCACCGCCGCCCCGCTGTTCGCCTACGGCTGCCTGGGCGTCCAGATCTTCTTCGTGATCAGCGGCTTCGTGATCTGCCTCAGTGGCTGGGGGCGGACCCTGCGGGCCTTCGTCGCCTCGCGCATCTCCCGTCTCTATCCGGCCTATTGGGCCGCGATCCTGCTGGTCACCGCGGTCTTCGCACTCCCTTGGGTCGCCTACAAGGCACTGCCGCCCAGCGAAGTCCTCACCAACCTGACCATGCTGCAACAGCCGTTGGGCGTGGACCGGGTGCTCGGCGTGTGCTGGACCCTCTGGGCGGAGATGCGCTTCTACGCCCTCTTCGCGCTCTGCGTCATCCTGCCCGGCGCCACCCGCGGCCGTGTGGTGCTCTTCTGCGCCGGCTGGACCCTGGCCGCCGCACTCGCCCAGACCGCCCATGAGCCCCTCCTCGACACCGTGCTGATGCCCGAATACGCCCCGTACTTCATCGGCGGCATCGGCCTGTACCTCCTCCACCGCTACGGCGCCCGCGACCCGATCGCCTGGGCGATAGTCCTGGTCAGCTGGCTCATCGGCCAGCACTACGCGGTCGAGCGCCTCTGGCACTCCGCGTCCGTCGACGCGTTCTCCTACCGCTCAACAACAGGCATCATCGCCGTCATCACCCTCGGCTTCGCCCTGGTCGCCGCAGTCGCCCTGGGCAAACTCCACTGGGCGAACTGGCGCTGGCTCACCGTCGCAGGCGCCCTGACCTACCCCTTCTACCTCGTCCACGAACACCTGGGCTGGGTCGCGGTACGCGCCCTGCACCACAGCCTCGGCCTGCCCTCGTACGCGACGCTGATCCTTACCGTGGGGCTGATGCTGCTGCTCGCGTGGGTACTGCACCGGTTTGTGGAACGGCCGTTGACGCCGGTCTTGAAGCGGGCGATCGATCCACGGCGGTGA
- a CDS encoding TetR/AcrR family transcriptional regulator C-terminal domain-containing protein, which produces MVSRIDRKQVVDTALRLLNEVGLDGLTLRGIAKELNVQAPALYWHFKNKQELLDEMATEMVRRMAGRLEGGGSGARPQAGPWQEMLRDSCRTVRRELLAYRDGGKVFSGTRMTDGTAVGPLNSLMTCLTEAGFTLDAAARAWWTAYNFTVGVVIEDQSVHPVPGHREIRDPAYDQPERERRIGPDYPLAALAGREMFGDLERAFEAGLRIIVAGIEATAGPEVRG; this is translated from the coding sequence ATGGTTTCGCGCATCGACCGGAAGCAGGTCGTGGACACCGCACTGCGGCTGCTGAACGAGGTGGGCCTCGACGGACTCACCCTGCGAGGCATCGCCAAGGAGCTGAACGTCCAGGCCCCCGCGCTGTACTGGCACTTCAAGAACAAGCAGGAACTGCTGGACGAGATGGCCACCGAGATGGTCCGGCGGATGGCCGGGCGTCTGGAGGGGGGCGGGTCCGGTGCGCGCCCGCAGGCCGGCCCCTGGCAGGAGATGCTCCGCGACAGCTGCCGCACGGTCCGCCGCGAGCTGCTCGCCTACCGCGACGGCGGCAAGGTCTTCAGCGGCACCCGGATGACCGACGGCACCGCCGTAGGCCCGCTCAACTCCCTGATGACCTGCCTGACGGAGGCGGGCTTCACCCTGGACGCGGCCGCGCGCGCCTGGTGGACCGCGTACAACTTCACCGTGGGCGTGGTGATCGAGGACCAGTCGGTCCACCCGGTGCCCGGCCACCGCGAGATCCGCGACCCGGCCTACGACCAGCCCGAGCGCGAACGGCGGATCGGACCGGACTATCCACTCGCAGCGCTGGCCGGCCGCGAGATGTTCGGCGACCTGGAGCGGGCCTTCGAGGCCGGACTACGCATCATCGTCGCGGGGATCGAGGCCACGGCCGGGCCGGAAGTACGGGGTTGA
- a CDS encoding FAD-dependent monooxygenase, which translates to MELNNVKETFGATLPDDGTAVDVLIAGAGPTGIALAIDLTRRGLRTLLVERQEHLSPGARGTGVQPRTQEVYDDLGVLDAAFAVGGLYPETARWENGAIADVTQMIERVDPTPDNPYSNGLMVPQFRNLEVLYARLRQLGGEVLFRTELTAFDQDSAGVTARLRHADGAERTVRGAYLVATDGGRSTVRRALGLKMSGPELEPVAVLLADVRVDGLDRDHWHRWESPTGGFASLLPLAGTEYFQTMIAGFDGTPDTSPETVRAELAAHTHLDAAQIGEVLWSSLFRPRAGLVDSYRTGRVFLAGDAAHIHSPAGGQGLNTSVQDAYNLGWKLGLVLRHGAPDSLLDTYGTERRPIAESILDTSTRLHRSRTLERGRDLHQLGIGYPESPLTRELRTDVPEGAPRAGDRAPEAPCTTADGTPTRLFDAFRGPHFTVLDLGGTGVDADALPADPALLRVVRVGGPAPDLIDTDGHIRNAYGSAPAVLLIRPDGYLALAAPPEDATAQVAAALGAYLGAGAGADAGAGAVPAAC; encoded by the coding sequence ATGGAACTTAACAACGTTAAGGAAACCTTTGGCGCCACCCTGCCCGACGACGGCACGGCGGTCGACGTACTGATCGCCGGTGCGGGCCCGACCGGCATCGCCCTGGCCATCGACCTCACCCGCCGCGGTCTGCGCACTCTGCTCGTCGAGCGGCAGGAGCACCTCTCGCCCGGCGCCCGCGGCACCGGCGTACAGCCGCGCACCCAGGAGGTCTACGACGACCTCGGGGTGCTGGACGCGGCCTTCGCGGTCGGCGGCCTCTATCCGGAGACCGCCCGCTGGGAGAACGGCGCGATCGCCGACGTCACCCAGATGATCGAGCGGGTCGACCCGACGCCCGACAATCCGTACTCCAACGGCCTGATGGTGCCCCAGTTCCGCAATCTGGAGGTCCTGTACGCGCGGCTGCGGCAGCTCGGCGGGGAGGTGCTCTTCCGCACCGAACTCACCGCGTTCGACCAGGATTCCGCCGGTGTGACGGCCCGTCTGCGCCATGCCGACGGGGCGGAGCGCACCGTACGCGGCGCCTATCTGGTCGCCACCGACGGCGGACGCAGCACCGTGCGCCGCGCGCTGGGCCTGAAGATGAGCGGCCCGGAGCTGGAACCGGTCGCCGTACTGCTCGCGGACGTCCGGGTCGACGGCCTGGACCGCGACCACTGGCATCGCTGGGAGTCGCCGACCGGCGGGTTCGCGAGCCTTCTCCCGCTGGCCGGCACCGAATACTTCCAGACCATGATCGCGGGATTCGACGGCACGCCGGACACCTCACCCGAAACGGTCCGTGCCGAACTCGCGGCGCACACCCACCTCGACGCCGCACAGATCGGCGAGGTCCTGTGGTCCTCCCTCTTCCGCCCCAGGGCCGGCCTGGTCGACAGCTATCGCACCGGCCGGGTATTCCTGGCCGGCGACGCCGCGCACATCCACTCACCGGCGGGCGGCCAGGGCCTCAACACCAGTGTCCAGGACGCCTACAACCTCGGCTGGAAGCTCGGCCTGGTGCTGCGGCACGGCGCCCCCGACAGCCTCCTCGACACCTACGGGACCGAGCGCCGCCCGATCGCCGAGAGCATCCTCGACACCAGCACCCGACTGCACCGCTCCCGCACCCTGGAGCGCGGCCGGGACCTGCACCAGCTCGGTATCGGCTACCCCGAGAGCCCACTGACGCGGGAGCTGCGTACGGACGTCCCCGAGGGCGCGCCCCGCGCGGGCGACCGCGCCCCCGAGGCCCCGTGCACCACGGCCGACGGCACGCCCACCCGGCTCTTCGACGCCTTCCGCGGCCCGCACTTCACCGTGCTCGACCTGGGCGGGACCGGCGTCGACGCCGATGCCCTGCCCGCCGATCCGGCCCTGCTGCGCGTCGTCCGCGTCGGCGGCCCGGCCCCGGACCTGATCGACACCGACGGCCATATCCGCAACGCCTACGGCAGCGCCCCGGCCGTCCTCCTCATCCGCCCCGACGGATACCTCGCCCTGGCCGCGCCGCCCGAGGACGCGACGGCACAGGTGGCCGCGGCGCTGGGGGCGTACCTCGGCGCGGGCGCGGGCGCGGACGCTGGCGCGGGTGCGGTACCGGCGGCCTGCTGA
- a CDS encoding TetR/AcrR family transcriptional regulator, with translation MTPAARRALTAAERLFYERGIHAVGVDLIAAEAGVTKKTLYDRFGSKEQIVVEYLADRDERWRAFLAPYLDAAGPSPAARILAVFDASRAWSAERSGRGCSMVNAHAEISDPAHPGYAIITAQKQWMLGLFTDLAGAAAPGRADRVGRGLMLLHEGALVAHGLDVFPDPIGQAREEAEALLAAAGAEV, from the coding sequence ATGACGCCCGCCGCGCGCCGCGCCCTCACGGCTGCCGAGCGGCTGTTCTACGAGCGCGGCATCCATGCCGTCGGGGTGGATCTGATCGCGGCCGAGGCCGGGGTGACGAAGAAGACCCTCTACGACCGGTTCGGCTCCAAGGAGCAGATCGTCGTGGAGTACCTCGCGGACCGCGATGAACGCTGGCGGGCCTTTCTGGCGCCGTATCTCGATGCCGCGGGGCCGTCGCCCGCGGCGCGGATCCTGGCCGTCTTCGACGCCTCGCGCGCCTGGTCGGCCGAGCGCAGCGGCAGGGGGTGCAGCATGGTCAACGCCCATGCCGAGATCAGCGATCCGGCCCATCCCGGGTACGCGATCATCACCGCGCAGAAGCAGTGGATGCTCGGGCTGTTCACCGATCTGGCCGGGGCCGCGGCTCCTGGCCGGGCGGACCGGGTGGGGCGGGGGCTGATGCTTCTGCATGAAGGGGCGCTGGTCGCCCATGGGTTGGATGTTTTTCCTGACCCGATCGGTCAGGCCCGCGAGGAAGCGGAGGCGCTGCTGGCTGCTGCGGGGGCGGAGGTGTGA